TTTTGTCCGACAAACTAACGGAGCGGTATACTGCACGATTCCAAATTGGACCAGAGTGGTTCAGTAAAAAACCCGCATGGGCTAATGAGAAACAGTATAGAGGAGGCAACATGGATTGGGTGACGGTTATGGGATATGTCGCGGGGGCATGCACGACCTCGTCGTTTCTTCCGCAGGCAATTCAAATTGTAAAAACGAAACATACTAAAGATCTTTCCCTGAGTATGTATTCGATCTTAACTTCGGGTTTGATGCTCTGGAGCATCTATGGTTTGATCAATCATGATTGGCCGCTCCTCATCGCCAATCTGGTGACGTTGTTGCTGGCCGGTTGGATTTTCGTTTTGAAGCTCCGGTACGGGTAAAGGACACATAGGGGGAAATTTCGCCTTGTTTCAGACAACCGGTTTTGTATGATGGTATGGCAGAATGAGAGGGGATGAGAGCGGGTGGTAAGAAAGTGGGCAGGAAACATCGCATTAGTCTTCATGGGATGTGGAGTTGCCTTTGTTCTCGCTGAAATCGGTCTTTGGCTTTTCGGAATTTCCTACCCCTCGTTTTTTATCGCTGACAATCTGACCGGCTATGCTCACAAACCGGGGACTGAAGGTCTGTATTCTGATGAAGGTGAAGCCTACATCCGGATCAATCGTTCCGGTCTGCGCGACCATGAGCACACTCTCGAGAAGCCCGTTGGGACCTTCCGCATTGCGCTTCTGGGCGATTCCTACACTGAAGCGCTACAGGTCCCGACCGAACAGATCTATGGGGCCAGGCTTGAACACGAGCTATCAGACTGCCCCTCCCTCGCCGGGCGTCAGATAGAAGCCATGAATTTCGGTGTGTCCGGCTTCAGTACAGCCCAGGAATTGCTGGTGCTGCGTCATAAGGCTTCTCCCTATGATCCGGATCTTGTCCTGCTGGCATTGTATACAGAGAACGATATTCGTGGGAACCTGAGAGAATTGTACGGGAAAAACAACATTCCTTATTTCATCATGAACGCCGGGCATCTCGTCCTCGATAATTCCTTCCATCACACGACGGAATTTTGGTTTCAACACTTGCCGCTGAGTGCCGAGGTCTTTGAAGTCTCCCGCGTGCTACAGGTGTTTCGCCATGCCAAATACAAACTTAAATCCTTTCTGGAACAAGGGGCTCAGCAACGGCAGATGAAGGACTGGGAAGATCCCGCTCTTCGTCTCGATCAACTGGTCTATCTCGACCAGCCGGACCCATCCTGGAAACAGGCCTGGGAGATTACCGAACGATTGATCGTGCAAATGAAACGAGAGGTAGACGATGCCGGCCGCCGGTTTCTCCTTGTGAGCCTTTCGAATCCCGACCAGGTTCATCCCGACGTGCAACATCGACAGGCATTGGCCCGTCAACTTGGCGTACCGGATCTTTTGTATCCGGATCGGCGCATTCAGTCTTTGGCGAAACGGGAAGACATCGAATTATTGAGCCTGGCAGAACCGCTTGCCACCTATGCTGAACAGCATGGTGTGTTCTTACATGGATTTCAGAACACGGCATTGGGGAAGGGCCACTGGAACGCCGCCGGTCACCGGCTTGCGGGGAAGCTCATGTCTGAGAGGATCTGCCTGATGATGGAATCGATCGTTCCGGCGAAAGACTTACAGGTGGAATGACTGCGATTATTTCCACCCTCGGGGGGGTCGGATGTGACACAGATTTTTATGCATAACCTCGCTGCACTCGCCAAGACTCTTCCCGTGGAGATGCGTGCTCCCTATTCTCGTGCCTACGGCCAGGAGGCGCTCGAGATGGCCAGGTCTTACTATTTGGGGTATGACCAGTCGTCAGATTGACCTGTCCCCTCTATGCGATTTCTGCACAAGTGGGGGTGTTGGGCCGTTTGGGAAATATCATTGAACTTGAGCCAGGGCCCGTATTGGCGAATCCCTCGAAAATGCTCTCTTCCGCCTCTTCGTCGATTTCAATCTGTGAACGGATTTCACTCCGCTATCAGGTCGGTCTGAATGCACATGCCCTTTCCCGGAAGGGTATGTGATGGCCCAAGCGTTGAAGAACATCCCTGGCAGGTCAGTAAAGGTTCCGGGTGGTAAACCTGCGGCGACTGCTGCGGCGAATCTCAAACTCGTGGTGTATTGAAAGGCTTACTAACTTAGTATTGCCGTTGCCCGGGGCCAAATTATTGAGTCGTCTGACGGCAAAGCCAGGAATGTGACTAGGCTACGATCGGCAATTTGTTGCAAGGGTCTGTTGAAAAAAGCCGCCAGCGGCGTTCTCGCCATTTTTCCGTGCTCACGTACTCAGCGTACGCTCCGCGCGTAAAAACGGCTGCGGCCTTGCTGAACGGACCCTTCGGGAAGACTCAGGGCATGCTTTTTTGAACCGACCCGGAGCCTTTGATGAGTAATCTCATCCTGGGCAAATTTGTCCTTGTTAATCTTAATTATTCAACACTCCCAGCAACGTTGCTGAGACCGGCCGGGTGATTATTCGATCCGCCGAAGGAAGGGGCGGATCCGGTATCTTCCTTGTCGAGGATAATATCGAAAGCCAGGGACAGGCATTGGAGCGTATCTCTCGAAGTCCCTTATCATCGGTCTAGCGCGTGCAAGGCATGTCTCAGGTCGGCTTCTCCTTTAATATTTCTGTCGATGTCCGGCCTGCTGGGGGGCGGTAAGCGTGGTCCGAATATCCGATCAGTGCTTGAATTTTTATCTTGCAAGAATTCAGACTGGGTCTTTTTCATAATTTCTCAATGAGTTTGACGCAGGGCTGTGTAATCCTCGCACTGGCCGGGGATGATTCCCTCTGGATTCTGCCAACAACAAATGTGCTGGAGTATGGTATTCTTGAGACCCTCAAGGCATGACGTGAAAGCCATGCCTGAGGAGTGTGTGATGCAATTATCAGGGCGATGATCTCAGCTGCGCCCCTGTCCGGATAATCAATCAAGATCTTCCCTTCTTGTGTGCAAGAGGACACTCTAAGCCCTGCTATGGTTGATCCTGTACCTTCTCTCACATCCTCTCATTCCGATCGACCCCGAATCCCGACAAGTATTTGGGCGTTGGGATTGGTGAGTTTGTGTATGGATATGTCGTCCGAGCTGATTCACAGCTTGCTCCCGGTCTATATGGTGTCGGTGCTTGGTGCCGGTCTGTTGTGGGTCGGCCTCATTGAAGGATTTGCTGAAGCCACGGCCTTATTGACCAAGATGTTTTCCGGCGTGTTGAGTGATTATTGGGGGAAACGCAAGCTGCTGACGGTGATTGGCTACGGCATGGCGGCGGCGACCAAACCGTTATTTCCCTTAGCTTCCAGCCTGACTACCGTGTTTCTCGCGCGGTTTCTGGACCGCGTCGGGAAGGGTATACGTGGAGCCCCGCGTGATGCGCTGATTGGAGAGTTGGCGCCGCCGGATTTGCGCGGGACGTGCTACGGGCTTCGCCAATCGCTCGATACCGTCGGTGCGTTCCTTGGGCCGTTGATGGCTATGGGGTTGATGGTTGTGCTGGCCGATGACATCCGAGCCGTGTTATGGGTTGCCGTCCTCCCCGCGGTACTGGCCGTGTTTCTGTTGATCGTTGGCGTTCAGGAGCCTCCCTCTATTCGTCCTGAGGGAAGGTTGCAAACGGGTATTCGGCTGAATGATCTGCGGAGGCTTGTTCCGGCCTACTGGT
The DNA window shown above is from Nitrospiraceae bacterium and carries:
- a CDS encoding SGNH/GDSL hydrolase family protein, which translates into the protein MVRKWAGNIALVFMGCGVAFVLAEIGLWLFGISYPSFFIADNLTGYAHKPGTEGLYSDEGEAYIRINRSGLRDHEHTLEKPVGTFRIALLGDSYTEALQVPTEQIYGARLEHELSDCPSLAGRQIEAMNFGVSGFSTAQELLVLRHKASPYDPDLVLLALYTENDIRGNLRELYGKNNIPYFIMNAGHLVLDNSFHHTTEFWFQHLPLSAEVFEVSRVLQVFRHAKYKLKSFLEQGAQQRQMKDWEDPALRLDQLVYLDQPDPSWKQAWEITERLIVQMKREVDDAGRRFLLVSLSNPDQVHPDVQHRQALARQLGVPDLLYPDRRIQSLAKREDIELLSLAEPLATYAEQHGVFLHGFQNTALGKGHWNAAGHRLAGKLMSERICLMMESIVPAKDLQVE
- a CDS encoding MFS transporter — protein: MVDPVPSLTSSHSDRPRIPTSIWALGLVSLCMDMSSELIHSLLPVYMVSVLGAGLLWVGLIEGFAEATALLTKMFSGVLSDYWGKRKLLTVIGYGMAAATKPLFPLASSLTTVFLARFLDRVGKGIRGAPRDALIGELAPPDLRGTCYGLRQSLDTVGAFLGPLMAMGLMVVLADDIRAVLWVAVLPAVLAVFLLIVGVQEPPSIRPEGRLQTGIRLNDLRRLVPAYWWIVVCGALLTLARFSEAFLVLRAEHLGLSVTFIPLVMVVMSVTYAASAYPAGRLADKMSRRPLLVAGCLFLLVADVILAVAGDVVVVMIGVAFWGIHMGLTQGLLATLIADASQPELRGSAFGVFSFVCGVALLGASVLAGFLWDQFGPSATFLSGAVLTAVALFGFVLHNPDTLHPNRG
- a CDS encoding SemiSWEET transporter, with translation MDWVTVMGYVAGACTTSSFLPQAIQIVKTKHTKDLSLSMYSILTSGLMLWSIYGLINHDWPLLIANLVTLLLAGWIFVLKLRYG